One stretch of Streptomyces sp. NBC_01363 DNA includes these proteins:
- a CDS encoding VWA domain-containing protein, giving the protein MTGPAAGANGTGGPQGGPAELRARLERTGHLVDEGLAIACFPALRLHRPLVREGDAGVGKTALAPALADVLGAPLIRLQCYEGIDASQALYDWDFPRQLLHLRAAEAAGITEADRLESELYSRRFPIACPLLQAVETQPSVLLVDEVDRADDEFEAFLDRWGQRSCARGAVVVVLSDGWERADPALLAAQMRRLHRLAHRVVRANPRKAHPGYAPLAAGMAAALPHVDAFVEEHSLAALEHLAAVVRGVASDA; this is encoded by the coding sequence GGACCGGCGGCCGGGGCGAACGGAACGGGCGGGCCGCAGGGCGGACCGGCGGAGCTGCGCGCCCGCCTGGAGCGAACGGGCCACCTCGTCGACGAAGGGCTCGCCATCGCCTGTTTCCCGGCGCTCCGGCTGCACCGGCCGCTCGTCCGCGAGGGCGACGCGGGCGTGGGCAAGACGGCCCTCGCCCCGGCCCTCGCGGACGTTCTCGGCGCACCTCTGATCCGGCTCCAGTGCTACGAGGGCATCGACGCCTCCCAGGCCCTGTACGACTGGGACTTCCCGCGCCAACTGCTCCATCTGCGGGCCGCCGAAGCCGCCGGGATCACCGAGGCCGACCGGCTGGAGAGCGAGCTGTACAGCAGACGCTTCCCCATCGCATGCCCCTTGCTCCAGGCGGTGGAGACCCAGCCATCCGTCCTGCTCGTCGACGAAGTCGACCGGGCGGACGACGAGTTCGAGGCGTTCCTCGACCGCTGGGGGCAGCGCTCCTGCGCACGGGGAGCGGTGGTGGTCGTCCTCTCCGACGGCTGGGAGCGCGCGGACCCCGCACTGCTCGCCGCTCAGATGCGTCGGCTGCACCGGCTGGCGCATCGCGTGGTCCGGGCCAATCCCCGCAAGGCGCACCCCGGTTACGCACCGCTCGCGGCGGGCATGGCGGCGGCGCTGCCGCACGTGGACGCGTTCGTCGAAGAGCACAGTCTGGCGGCCCTGGAACATCTGGCCGCGGTGGTACGGGGGGTGGCTTCCGATGCGTGA
- a CDS encoding XdhC/CoxI family protein, with product MREILPVLGRWYAAGEPFGLATVVAVSRSAPRGPGAAMAVGPDDEVVGSVSGGCVEGAVFELAKEVAETGRARLETFGYSDEDAFAVGLTCGGEITLLVRPVTSASDPAFGEVAASVAEHRPVVVATVTDGPAPRGAALVVRPDTISGSLGASGLDAAVTADARGELARGATGLRHYGPNGERREDDVAVFLQSFAPPPRMLVFGAIDFAAAVAGIGAFLGYRVTVCDARPAFADPRRFPDGAEVVVDWPHRYLRDTETDGRTVMCVLTHDPKFDVPLLEVALRTPAAYIGVMGSRRTHEDRMARLRETGLGEAELARLRSPIGLDLGARTPEEVAVSIAAEIVALRWGGTGSPLTETAGAIHRPRLGSG from the coding sequence ATGCGTGAGATCCTGCCGGTGCTCGGCCGCTGGTACGCCGCCGGGGAGCCGTTCGGGCTCGCCACCGTCGTCGCGGTCAGCCGCAGCGCGCCGCGCGGCCCCGGCGCGGCGATGGCCGTGGGCCCGGACGACGAGGTCGTGGGCAGCGTCTCCGGCGGCTGCGTCGAGGGCGCGGTCTTCGAACTGGCCAAGGAAGTCGCGGAGACCGGCCGGGCCCGGCTGGAGACCTTCGGATACAGCGACGAGGACGCCTTCGCCGTCGGACTCACCTGCGGCGGCGAGATCACCCTCCTGGTACGCCCGGTGACGTCGGCGAGCGACCCCGCCTTCGGCGAGGTCGCCGCATCGGTCGCCGAGCACCGCCCGGTGGTGGTCGCCACCGTGACCGACGGACCCGCCCCGCGCGGCGCCGCCCTCGTGGTCCGGCCGGACACCATCTCGGGGTCCCTGGGCGCGAGCGGCCTCGACGCCGCGGTGACCGCCGACGCACGCGGGGAACTCGCCCGAGGGGCAACGGGACTGCGGCACTACGGCCCGAACGGCGAACGGCGCGAGGACGACGTCGCCGTGTTCCTCCAGTCGTTCGCCCCGCCGCCCCGGATGCTGGTCTTCGGCGCGATCGACTTCGCGGCGGCGGTGGCCGGGATCGGCGCGTTCCTCGGATACCGGGTCACCGTCTGCGACGCCCGCCCCGCCTTCGCAGACCCTCGCCGCTTCCCCGACGGCGCGGAGGTCGTCGTCGACTGGCCGCACCGGTATCTGCGCGACACGGAGACCGACGGGCGGACCGTGATGTGCGTACTCACCCACGACCCCAAGTTCGACGTCCCGCTGCTGGAGGTGGCGTTGCGCACCCCGGCCGCGTACATCGGTGTGATGGGCAGCCGCCGGACCCACGAGGACCGCATGGCCCGGCTGCGCGAGACGGGGCTCGGCGAAGCGGAACTGGCGCGGCTGCGATCCCCCATCGGCCTCGACCTCGGGGCACGCACCCCCGAGGAGGTGGCCGTCTCCATCGCCGCGGAGATCGTGGCCCTGCGCTGGGGCGGCACGGGCAGCCCGCTCACGGAGACGGCCGGGGCGATCCACCGCCCGCGGCTCGGATCCGGGTGA
- a CDS encoding SRPBCC family protein produces MQLQNSFTVPVPVDEAWRALLDIEHVSQCMPGATVEEFDGDTVKGSVKVRVGPITVTYRGTATFLEKDDAAHRMVLSARGSEVRGQGTASATVTAALTGDDGGTTVSVTTDLTVTGRPARFGRGVMSDVSDGLVGRFADCLAQRLSAAQPSASAQSADDAADTSPTGGAEPIDLLRTAGGPVAKGAAGAVAVAALAVLAVLIARRCCRCGGACGTCHSG; encoded by the coding sequence ATGCAGCTGCAGAACTCATTCACCGTGCCGGTCCCGGTCGACGAGGCCTGGCGGGCACTGCTCGACATCGAACATGTCTCGCAGTGCATGCCGGGCGCGACCGTGGAGGAGTTCGACGGTGACACCGTCAAGGGCTCCGTGAAGGTGCGGGTGGGACCGATCACCGTGACGTACCGGGGCACGGCGACCTTCCTGGAGAAGGACGACGCGGCCCATCGCATGGTCCTGTCCGCCCGGGGCAGCGAAGTACGCGGCCAGGGCACGGCGAGCGCGACGGTGACCGCCGCACTGACCGGCGACGACGGCGGGACGACCGTCTCGGTGACCACCGACCTCACCGTCACCGGACGGCCGGCCCGGTTCGGCCGCGGGGTCATGAGCGATGTGAGCGACGGACTCGTCGGCCGGTTCGCCGACTGCCTCGCGCAACGGCTCTCGGCCGCGCAACCGTCCGCATCGGCACAGTCCGCCGACGACGCGGCGGACACCTCACCGACGGGCGGGGCCGAACCGATCGATCTGCTGCGCACGGCGGGCGGACCGGTGGCCAAGGGCGCCGCGGGGGCGGTGGCCGTGGCCGCACTCGCCGTGCTGGCCGTGCTGATCGCCCGGCGCTGCTGCCGCTGCGGCGGTGCGTGCGGCACGTGTCACAGCGGGTGA
- a CDS encoding acyl-CoA dehydrogenase family protein, with product MTVTQHRTGLPPAAPAPHPTHEVTNQAPPRKDLDEYGTNLPLAEAVRTFGAAWHEPELHEIGTLVGSERFQTSAELAHNSPPVLRTHDRYGNRVDEIDFHPAYHEILGGAVHHGTHTAGWADPKPGAAVARAASFMLFAQIEPGHACPMSMSHAVVPVLQRDPEVGRDWLPGLLSRAYDPRSIAPGEKSGLTFGMGMTEKQGGSDVRANTTRAVPLGSDPDGRAHLLTGHKWFFSAPQSDAFLVLAQAEAGLTCFLVPRVLADGTRNTVRIQRLKNKLGNKSNASSEVEFDGTWAVRVGEPGRGVPTIIEMVNHTRLDCVLGTTAGMRQSVSEAIWHARHRSAFGARLADQPAMTAVLADLALETEAATWTSLRLAHAYESGSGESEEMFRRLATAVSKYWICKRGPHHAYEALECLGGNGYTEDWPLARRYREQPVMAVWEGSGNVIALDVLRGIGRTPQSLDAFWAELETTAGASSVLDAHVRRVRQELAEDLRDPLAAQTRARASVEGMALALQASLMLRHAPAASAEAFVAARLGEARGHQYGILPRGTDAAAIVERHFGTGG from the coding sequence ATGACCGTCACCCAGCACCGGACCGGCCTGCCGCCCGCAGCCCCCGCGCCGCACCCCACCCACGAGGTCACCAACCAGGCACCGCCCCGGAAGGACCTCGACGAGTACGGCACCAACCTGCCGCTCGCCGAGGCCGTCCGCACCTTCGGCGCGGCCTGGCACGAACCGGAGCTGCACGAGATCGGCACCCTGGTCGGCTCGGAGCGCTTCCAGACCTCCGCGGAGCTCGCCCACAACTCGCCGCCCGTCCTGCGCACCCACGACCGGTACGGCAACCGCGTCGACGAGATCGACTTCCACCCCGCGTACCACGAGATCCTCGGCGGGGCCGTGCACCACGGCACGCACACCGCGGGCTGGGCCGACCCGAAGCCCGGAGCGGCGGTGGCGCGGGCGGCGTCGTTCATGCTGTTCGCCCAGATCGAGCCCGGCCACGCCTGCCCGATGTCCATGTCGCATGCCGTGGTCCCGGTCCTGCAGCGCGATCCGGAGGTGGGCCGGGACTGGCTGCCGGGCCTGCTCAGCCGCGCGTACGACCCCCGGTCGATCGCCCCGGGCGAGAAGTCCGGGCTCACCTTCGGCATGGGGATGACGGAGAAGCAGGGCGGCTCCGACGTGCGCGCCAACACCACGCGGGCCGTCCCGCTGGGCTCCGACCCCGACGGCCGGGCCCATCTGCTGACCGGCCACAAGTGGTTCTTCTCCGCCCCGCAGTCGGACGCCTTCCTGGTGCTGGCCCAGGCCGAGGCCGGACTCACCTGCTTCCTCGTGCCGCGGGTACTGGCCGACGGCACCCGCAACACCGTCCGTATCCAGCGGCTGAAGAACAAGCTCGGCAACAAGTCGAACGCCTCCTCCGAGGTGGAGTTCGACGGCACCTGGGCGGTACGGGTCGGCGAGCCCGGCCGCGGTGTCCCGACCATCATCGAGATGGTCAACCACACCCGGCTCGACTGTGTGCTCGGTACCACCGCGGGCATGCGCCAGTCGGTGTCGGAGGCGATCTGGCACGCCCGGCACCGCAGCGCCTTCGGTGCCCGGCTGGCCGACCAGCCGGCGATGACGGCGGTCCTCGCCGACCTGGCGCTGGAGACGGAGGCCGCGACCTGGACCTCGCTGCGCCTGGCCCACGCGTACGAGAGCGGCAGCGGCGAGTCCGAGGAGATGTTCCGCCGACTGGCCACCGCGGTGTCCAAGTACTGGATCTGCAAGCGCGGCCCGCACCACGCCTACGAGGCGCTGGAGTGCCTGGGCGGCAACGGCTACACCGAGGACTGGCCGCTGGCCCGGCGCTACCGCGAGCAGCCGGTGATGGCGGTGTGGGAGGGGTCCGGCAACGTCATCGCCCTCGATGTGCTGCGGGGCATCGGAAGAACACCGCAGTCGCTGGACGCCTTCTGGGCCGAGCTGGAGACCACGGCCGGTGCCAGTTCGGTGCTGGACGCACACGTCCGCCGGGTCCGCCAGGAGCTGGCCGAGGACCTGCGCGACCCGCTGGCGGCGCAGACCCGCGCCCGAGCGTCGGTCGAGGGCATGGCGCTGGCCCTGCAGGCCTCGCTGATGCTCCGTCACGCTCCCGCGGCGTCGGCCGAGGCGTTCGTGGCCGCCCGGCTCGGCGAGGCCCGTGGCCACCAGTACGGCATCCTGCCGCGCGGCACCGATGCCGCGGCGATCGTGGAGCGGCACTTCGGCACCGGCGGCTGA
- a CDS encoding TetR/AcrR family transcriptional regulator, with the protein MAYRPTARTEATRIAHRERLLDAARQLLAEGGYPAASISALARRAGVATGSVYNHFASKQELLAAVFRHVAGHELSAVREAVQAHSGVTEQLRALVEVFSYRALRSPRTAWALLAEPVDPLVEEERLTYRRGYHILAETVIVAGISSGELPPQNAQLSAAAVIGAVGEALLGPLSPVGARTDPEPVVESITALCLRAVGAEGA; encoded by the coding sequence ATGGCCTACCGACCCACCGCCCGTACGGAAGCGACCCGGATCGCCCACCGTGAACGGCTGCTCGACGCGGCACGGCAGCTGCTCGCCGAGGGCGGGTACCCGGCGGCCAGCATCTCCGCGCTCGCCCGGCGGGCCGGCGTCGCCACCGGCAGCGTGTACAACCACTTCGCCTCCAAGCAGGAGCTGCTCGCCGCGGTCTTCCGGCATGTCGCGGGCCATGAGCTCAGCGCGGTACGGGAGGCGGTGCAGGCACACAGCGGCGTCACCGAGCAGCTGCGCGCGCTCGTCGAGGTCTTCTCGTACCGCGCGCTGCGCAGTCCCCGTACGGCCTGGGCGCTGCTGGCCGAACCGGTCGATCCGCTCGTCGAGGAGGAGCGGCTCACCTACCGGCGCGGCTACCACATCCTCGCCGAGACGGTCATCGTCGCCGGTATCTCCTCAGGTGAACTACCCCCGCAGAACGCGCAGTTGTCGGCCGCCGCCGTGATCGGGGCGGTCGGCGAGGCACTGCTCGGGCCGCTCTCCCCGGTCGGTGCGCGGACCGACCCGGAACCGGTCGTGGAGAGCATCACCGCGCTGTGCCTCAGAGCGGTCGGCGCCGAAGGCGCCTGA